The following is a genomic window from Nitrososphaerota archaeon.
ATGAGCTGGCTTTGCAGACGGGGAAGCTCAGGCGGGAGATCTCCGCTGCTTTGGACTCCGGGCCCGAAGCGATAGAAAGCCTGGGAAGGCTGATCCCCGGGGACAGCGCAGCGAGGGCCATGGTGATTGACGAGATAGCGGAACACAAGAAGATGGGTGCGCCCGTCCCTTCGGACAGGCTCGTACTCTTCGAGGGGTTCGGCCGATACCTGATAGTACACCTGTGTTTCGGCGAGTCGGTCAACAGGACTTTCGCCTACGTCTTCGAAGAGATCCTTTCGAGGAGGGGCCTGGTGAGGGTGTGGTGGCTCGACGGCTACCGGCTGCTCATGGAGCTTACGGCAGACACCGAGGATCTGGACCTCGGTGCGATGGCGAAGGAACTGATGGGGCTGACACCGGACGAGCTCGAAAAGACCTATGCCGTCGCCGCCCAGAGGAACTTCCCCTTCCCAGCCAGGGTGAAGTTCGTCGCCGAGAGGTTCGGCGCCCTCAAGCGCGGGAAGCTGATCGCCCACCCGAACCTCTGCTCCCTCCCGACGAGGTTCGAGAAGACCCCGATCTTCGAGGAGGCCCTTCAGGAGACAGGCAGGGACCTGATAGACATGGGGAAAGGTAGGCAGATCTTGGTCGCCGTGGCGGCGGGGGAGGTGGCGGTCGAGACATTCCACGCCGGAGAGAGGCCAACCCCCATCGCATACGGCCTCCTTTACAGGTACCTGGAGGTGCCAGAGGCGGTCGCACCGGACTCCCTGGGGAAATCGTCGTACCAGCGGATGAAAGCAAGCATCTTCGGCACTGGGGTGAGCCTCCTATGTGTAAAGTGTGGGAGAGACCAAGAGGAGTCAACCGTCGGGGAGCTCCCGGAGGAACCCCGCTGCGCCGGCTGCGGGTCCGGGCTCCTAGTCCCCTGTTACTGGGGGACCGCTAAGCTGGCAGACTTGGTGAAGAGGCGGGAAGCGAAGTCACCCCTCACCGAAGAGGAACGCTCGGAGCTCTCCCGGGCGAGGAGGGGGGCAGACTTGGTGCTCTCTTATGGCAAGAAGGCCGTGGTGGCGCAGACCGTGTATGGGATAGGACCCCAGACCGCTTCAAGGATACTCGCTGAGATGCACGACGACGAGGAGGCGTTCTACAGGGACCTCCTAGAGGCGAAAATCCGCTTCGTAACGACGCGGCAGTACTGGGGGAGCTGAAAAAGCAATTAACGTGAGGCCGGGGGGCAAGACGGGTTGGTCCTAGCAGGGAAGGTCTTCCTCGTGAGGGAGAACTATGACATAGGCACCCTCACAGAGAAGCTGAAGTCGTTCAGGATAGAAACAGAGACGAGCGTCGAGGGGAAGGACTTCAAACTGGTGACGGAGATAACCGACCTCAGCGTGGGCAAGGAGACCCTGGAGGGGAAGTTCTCCTTCGACTCAGTGTTCGTCGTCCCCCACAGGGGGGAGCCCCTGCCCGTCCCGCGCACCTACGAAGCTCCTTTCACGTTCAACATGTATAATGACAGGATGTTCCTTGCGGTCTATGACAAGAAGAACAGGGCGAACAGCATCGCCAACGAGATGAGCAAAGCTGTGTTCATGAGTCTGGGCCAAATCGTGGAGGCCAGGATAGACCCGGAGACTCTGAGGAAGTTCCACGAAGCGAACTTCGAAGACACCAAGGTCATATTCTACTCGGATGTGGACCTACCGAACATTACCAAGTTGTCTCTATATGGAGCAGAGCTGGGCAACACGAGCCTCTATAGCGACTACCTGACCCACGGGAAACTCTGGTACATAGTGTTCAAGAGCAAGGCATACGGGTACGTGTTCGGGCTCACGCGAAACTGCATCCTGACGGGGTTCAGCAAGATGGAGCTGTCGGAGTTCAAGAACTTCCTGGACGGTCAGGTCCTCCCGCTGATCGCATAGTTTGCTGAAGATAATCCCCGGCGAGGCTGCGTTGGTCTTCTCGAAGGAAGATTCGAGGACACTCCTCATATCAGATCTGCACCTCGGGCTCGAGAAGGAGTTGGCGAAGAAGGGGTTCCGACTACCAGCCTACTCGGTGAGAATGGTGGAGAGGTTGAAGATAATCGCGGACGACCACGGGATCGAGCGGTTGGTGGTGCTCGGGGACGTGAAGCACACCGTGGGGAAGGTGGAAGACATCGACTGGGGGGTAGTCCCCTGGTTCTTCGACACCATGCTCGACCTGTTCGAGGCCGTTGAGGTTGTGCCGGGGAACCACGACGGCAACATCAGGACGGTCCTCCCACAGCGGATCCTGTTGCACCCGTCCCATGGGACGGTCATCGGGAGAGGCAGGGGGAGGATCGGGGTAGCCCATGGACATGCCTGGCCCTCGGAAGAGGCCATAGCGACGAGGAACTTGGTGATAGGGCACTCCCACTTTACCTATGAGATGCGCGACGCACTTGGCTCAAGGACAAGGGAATCCGTCTGGGTGACTGCGGAGTACGACGTGGCGGACCTGATGATGGGAGCCGGCTACGAATCGACGCTCGGTGGGAAAGGGAAGCTCATCGTGATGCCGCCCTTCAACAGGCTGGTGGGAGGACAGCCAATAAACAGAAACAGGTCGTTCGAATTCGGTCCCATCCTCTCTTCAAGGTCGTTGAGCCTTTCTCAGGCTGACATATTCTTGATGGACGGGACGCGTGTCACCTGAGGTTTAACCGCCGATGGCGCTCGTGATCAGTCGCTCGAGTGACGCTTCTCCGACCGCGCCGATGACCGCGTCCATGGGCTTCCCCTCCTTGAAGACCATGAAGGTCGGGATGGAGAAGACCTGGTATCGCGATGAGATGCTCATCTCATCGTCTACGTTCAGCTTCCCAAACGTGACCTTCCCAGAATACTTGGTGGCCAATTTCTCTACCACTGGCTCCATGATTTTGCACGGCCCACACCATGCAGCCCAATAGTCCACTAGGACGGGCGTGGGTCCCGACACAACCCTGTCGAAGTTCTCTTCCGTGAGCTTCATAATCCGGTCTGCATGACTATGCCCCTGCGACATATCAGATTCGCCTCAGCGGACCTTAGTGGATATTTAAAATTGGGGCCAGGTCGCAAAGATTTGACTTGACAGAAAGAACCGTCGAGAAGGTCGCAAGGAGGCTGTCAGCTGCAGAGCCGGCATCGGTCGGATTACGGCTTGCCGCCGTGTCGATGATCTTCCGCAACCCCAAACACCCCGAGGTGTTACTGATCAAAAGAGCCGAGAGGACTGGAGATCCCTGGTCGGGCCAAATAGCGTTCCCAGGGGGGAAGATGCAGTCGGGAGACGGCACCGCCAGGAACACCGCAGTCCGAGAGACCCTTGAAGAAATAGGAGTGGACCTCAACAGGTCGGCGAAGTTTCTTGGCTATGGTGAGCTGACCACCACTCATACCGGGACAATGGAAGTCGTCCCGTCCATTTTCCTCCTCAGAGACGAGGTCGCAGTCAGACCAAACAGCGAAGTGGCTTCGTTCCGCTGGATTGGCATCGACGAGATGCTGTCGCCGAAGTCGCGGTCAAGCCATAGCCTGGAGGTCGGCGGAAGGTCGGTAGACATGCCCGCAGTCCTCGTGGAAGACTATCTGATCTGGGGGCTGACACATCGGATCGTCATGTCAGTATTGAGCCCACCCTGAGGCCGCTCCTGATGTCAGCCCGGAAGGCGGGGGTTCAGTCCCGGGTTGTTTTCGCTTCAGCCGAAGCCCCTATCAGTCCTTGGAATATTCACGGATTTCCGTCAGTAT
Proteins encoded in this region:
- a CDS encoding metallophosphoesterase family protein, with product MLKIIPGEAALVFSKEDSRTLLISDLHLGLEKELAKKGFRLPAYSVRMVERLKIIADDHGIERLVVLGDVKHTVGKVEDIDWGVVPWFFDTMLDLFEAVEVVPGNHDGNIRTVLPQRILLHPSHGTVIGRGRGRIGVAHGHAWPSEEAIATRNLVIGHSHFTYEMRDALGSRTRESVWVTAEYDVADLMMGAGYESTLGGKGKLIVMPPFNRLVGGQPINRNRSFEFGPILSSRSLSLSQADIFLMDGTRVT
- a CDS encoding CoA pyrophosphatase, with the protein product MTERTVEKVARRLSAAEPASVGLRLAAVSMIFRNPKHPEVLLIKRAERTGDPWSGQIAFPGGKMQSGDGTARNTAVRETLEEIGVDLNRSAKFLGYGELTTTHTGTMEVVPSIFLLRDEVAVRPNSEVASFRWIGIDEMLSPKSRSSHSLEVGGRSVDMPAVLVEDYLIWGLTHRIVMSVLSPP
- the trxA gene encoding thioredoxin, whose product is MSQGHSHADRIMKLTEENFDRVVSGPTPVLVDYWAAWCGPCKIMEPVVEKLATKYSGKVTFGKLNVDDEMSISSRYQVFSIPTFMVFKEGKPMDAVIGAVGEASLERLITSAIGG